The following coding sequences are from one Gossypium hirsutum isolate 1008001.06 chromosome A12, Gossypium_hirsutum_v2.1, whole genome shotgun sequence window:
- the LOC107919746 gene encoding AP2-like ethylene-responsive transcription factor At1g79700, whose product MEIVTAKSEFSPGRTRLCTAEDNAIDTNYIKRRRRDHSNSALGLSNQQQRHQQLQGDQPTATTVKRSSRFRGVSRHRWTGRFEAHLWDKGSWNPTQRKKGKQVYLGAYDEEESAARAYDLAAIKYWGTSTFTNFPVSDYGTEIEIMRSVTKEEYLASLRRRSSGFSRGVSRYRGVARHHHNGRWEARIGRVFGNKYLYLGTYSTQEEAAHAYDIAAIEYRGINAVTNFDLSTYIRWLKPGANDALISEQIKTASTTRLMMTSNIFPTEQTNGLTLFNSNPLTEKAIDIRKKGVVSPCPKTSPALSLLLRSSMFNKLVEQNLNANYDQTEEKDVKEAVDKNGRGEMLCNEVDGGVLPFMCSNNRGLESKESKVPLYNRTGQSMWNGALNLLTNA is encoded by the exons ATGGAAATTGTCACTGCGAAATCTGAATTCAGCCCCGGAAGAACTCGTTTGTGCACGGCGGAAGACAATGCTATTGACACTAATTACATCAAAAGACGTCGAAGAGATCACTCTAATAGTGCATTAGGCTTGAGTAATCAACAACAACGGCATCAACAGTTACAAGGTGATCAACCTACAGCAACTACTGTGAAGAGAAGTTCAAGATTCAGGGGTGTCAGCAG ACATCGTTGGACCGGAAGGTTCGAAGCTCATTTATGGGATAAAGGTTCATGGAATCCGACACAAAGGAAGAAGGGAAAACAAG TCTATCTTG GAGCTTATGATGAAGAAGAATCTGCAGCAAGAGCCTATGATTTGGCTGCCATTAAATACTGGGGAACATCAACTTTCACAAATTTTCCT GTATCTGATTATGGCACGGAGATTGAGATAATGAGAAGCGTAACAAAGGAGGAATATTTGGCCTCTTTAAGAAG GAGAAGCAGTGGATTCTCAAGGGGTGTTTCCAGGTATAGAGGAGTAGCAAG GCATCATCATAATGGGAGATGGGAGGCAAGGATAGGGAGGGTTTTTGGAAATAAATATCTTTATCTCGGCACATACA GTACACAAGAGGAGGCTGCTCATGCTTATGATATTGCAGCAATCGAATACAGAGGGATCAATGCTGTAACCAACTTTGATTTAAGCACATACATCAGATGGCTAAAACCAGGAGCCAACGATGCCCTTATTTCGGAACAAATTAAAACAGCCTCGACAACTCGGCTGATGATGACATCGAACATTTTCCCAACTGAGCAAACAAATGGCTTAACTCTCTTTAACTCCAATCCTCTAACAGAAAAAGCCATAGATATCCGAAAGAAGGGCGTTGTTAGTCCTTGTCCCAAGACATCACCAGCATTGAGTCTCCTGCTTAGGTCTTCGATGTTTAACAAACTAGTAGAGCAGAACTTGAACGCAAACTACGACCAAACTGAAGAGAAGGACGTGAAGGAGGCGGTTGATAAGAATGGAAGGGGAGAAATGTTGTGCAATGAAGTTGATGGCGGTGTACTCCCTTTTATGTGCTCCAACAACAGAGGTTTAGAATCAAAGGAAAGTAAAGTTCCATTGTACAATAGAACAGGGCAGTCCATGTGGAATGGTGCCTTAAACCTTTTAACTAACGCATAG